One window from the genome of Microbulbifer sp. ALW1 encodes:
- a CDS encoding NAD-glutamate dehydrogenase: MATVITDSREELLAQVSGIIREKLGDKAAPVVAFAEQFLNQYALEDLAGRRLVDVYGCLYTCWDFLQQYSGGEPKIRVFNPRLEDHGWECSHTVVCVLQRDMPFLVDSVRMEINNRNTVIHSIKSTVMQLQRSESGQLEKLLPPGSKQDDARQDDPRVSSEALIYLEINLDTSASHASDLARSLKDILGDVELAVDDYVPMLDTCAAMEDQLHASIADNEANLEEAAAFLQWMRDGNFTFLGYREYEFCQQGDKKVLCEVENRRLGIFKNLQQPAEPTPEYAFNEGKQKFYQGPNFLTFAKSSVKSRVHRSAYSDYVSIKRYDAAGEVIGESAFMGLYTSPVYTESPAKIPIIRRKLASVMEQSGLSPTSHDGKALKRVLDTFPRDELFQSSTKELFDTTLGVLAMNERARLRLFMRKDPFGKFVTAMVYVPRDQFNSEVREKISDRIARTIHALDSDFTTYFSESILARVHLVFRVDPNEPVDFDVARLEAQIVDITRSWEDVFQKSLIESHGEEQGSRLISTFGQAFPAGYREDFEPRIAVQDVALIQEISADHRVAMSFYQPVGAEPGSLRFKVFNWGSGLTLSDVIPVLENLGLRVMGEFPYTIRPRGQQDVWMHEFHLEFGLPTRVDAQASRSLFQDAFAAIWDGVAESDAFNRMVLAARLNWREVSMLRAYARYLKQTKFSASQSYIAATLANHVEITRNLVALFRAMFDPRINSADRQDQSRVERLIKKIHDGLDAVDNLNEDQVIRRYLELIRGTLRTNFFQLDENDQPKDYISIKFSPRDIPNIPEPRPEFEIFVYSPQVEGVHLRGGKVARGGLRWSDRLEDFRTEVLGLVKAQNVKNAVIVPSGAKGGFVVRKPPVDNSREALIEAGINCYKTFIRGLLDVTDNLKDGEVIPPPRVIRRDQDDPYLVVAADKGTATFSDIANGIAAEYDFWLGDAFASGGSNGYDHKKMGITARGAWVSVQRHFREMGVNVQAENFSVIGIGDMGGDVFGNGMLLSEHICLKGAFNHLHIFVDPNPDASSSFVERKRLFELPRSAWTDYNLSLISKGGGIFERRAKSVKITPEMKQAFGISEDQLTPNELISAMLKSPVDLIWNGGIGTYVKASSESHAQVGDKSNDNLRVNGNQLRCKVFGEGGNLGMTQRGRIEFSLNGGRCNTDFIDNAGGVDCSDHEVNIKILLDKVVANGDLTSKQRNQLLEEMTESVAELVLDNNYNQTRALSVASYQVGDRFDEYRRVINALESEGRLRRALEFIPDNETLSERQNKGQYLTRPELSVLISYVKVKLKEELLNAHIIDNERVQEAVVSAFPPTLVARYEALVYDHQLRREIVSTQVANEMVNSMGITFYHRISGATGADIDTIAAAYISARDVYLMQEFQDGVAALDYQVPADLQLQLMNSMIGRVRRATRWFVRNRRGDLDPAQERDLFQDSVQRVIRALPEVLSGEPLREWQSRHDQLLAANVPEQLALLAASPTYLFSALGISQSAQVSDRPVEEVAKTYFALADKLGLYWFGNQIIDLPAETFWQSQARETSMDDLDSQLSKLAIHILRLAGDDGLDVDSAVSRWVDVMAQPIQRWESLMKELKSSPQGDFAMFTVALRELMYLANATSDQETLA; the protein is encoded by the coding sequence ATGGCCACGGTCATAACGGATAGCCGGGAGGAGCTGCTGGCGCAGGTCAGCGGGATCATTCGGGAGAAGCTGGGCGACAAGGCGGCGCCGGTTGTCGCTTTTGCAGAGCAGTTTCTGAACCAGTACGCACTTGAGGACCTGGCGGGGCGGCGTCTGGTGGATGTATACGGTTGCCTTTACACCTGCTGGGACTTTCTCCAGCAGTACAGCGGCGGCGAGCCCAAGATCCGGGTGTTCAACCCGCGCCTGGAGGACCACGGCTGGGAGTGCTCCCACACCGTCGTTTGTGTATTGCAGCGGGACATGCCGTTCCTGGTGGACTCGGTGCGGATGGAGATCAACAACCGCAATACCGTGATCCACTCCATCAAAAGTACGGTGATGCAGCTGCAGCGGAGCGAGAGTGGCCAGTTGGAAAAGCTGCTGCCTCCCGGAAGCAAGCAGGATGATGCCCGCCAGGACGACCCCAGGGTATCCAGCGAGGCGCTGATTTACCTTGAGATCAACCTGGATACCTCGGCCTCACACGCATCGGACCTGGCCCGTTCGCTGAAGGATATCCTCGGCGATGTGGAGCTGGCGGTCGACGACTATGTGCCGATGCTGGACACCTGCGCCGCGATGGAAGACCAGCTGCATGCCAGCATCGCTGATAACGAGGCCAATCTCGAAGAGGCCGCGGCTTTCCTGCAGTGGATGCGGGATGGCAACTTCACCTTCCTCGGTTACCGCGAATACGAATTCTGCCAGCAAGGCGATAAAAAGGTCCTGTGCGAGGTGGAAAACCGCCGCCTGGGGATCTTCAAAAACCTGCAGCAACCCGCAGAGCCTACGCCGGAGTATGCCTTCAATGAGGGCAAGCAGAAGTTCTACCAGGGGCCCAACTTCCTGACGTTTGCCAAGTCTTCCGTCAAGTCCCGGGTGCACCGGTCTGCTTATTCGGATTACGTCAGCATCAAGCGTTACGATGCCGCAGGCGAGGTGATCGGGGAATCGGCGTTTATGGGGCTCTACACCTCACCGGTGTACACCGAGAGCCCGGCCAAAATTCCTATCATCCGTCGCAAGCTGGCCTCGGTGATGGAGCAGAGCGGCCTGTCTCCCACCAGTCATGATGGCAAGGCGCTGAAGCGGGTGCTGGACACCTTCCCGCGGGACGAGCTGTTCCAGAGCAGCACCAAAGAGCTGTTCGATACCACCCTCGGCGTGCTCGCCATGAATGAGCGCGCGCGTCTGCGCTTGTTTATGCGCAAAGATCCGTTTGGCAAATTCGTCACCGCCATGGTTTACGTGCCGCGGGACCAATTCAACAGTGAGGTGCGCGAAAAGATCAGCGATCGTATCGCGAGAACCATTCACGCGCTGGACTCCGATTTTACGACCTATTTTTCCGAATCCATTCTCGCCCGGGTGCACCTTGTGTTCCGGGTGGATCCAAATGAGCCGGTGGACTTTGATGTAGCGCGACTGGAGGCGCAAATCGTGGACATTACCCGCAGTTGGGAAGACGTATTCCAAAAATCCCTCATTGAATCCCACGGTGAGGAGCAGGGCAGCCGCCTGATCAGTACCTTCGGTCAGGCCTTCCCCGCGGGTTACCGCGAGGACTTCGAGCCTCGTATCGCGGTACAGGATGTGGCCTTGATTCAGGAGATCAGCGCCGATCACCGCGTGGCCATGAGTTTCTACCAGCCGGTTGGAGCCGAGCCTGGTAGTCTGCGCTTTAAGGTATTCAACTGGGGCAGCGGCCTGACCCTGTCCGATGTGATTCCGGTACTGGAAAACCTGGGCCTGCGGGTGATGGGCGAGTTCCCCTATACCATTCGTCCCCGCGGCCAGCAGGATGTGTGGATGCACGAGTTCCACCTGGAATTTGGCTTGCCAACCCGCGTCGACGCCCAGGCCTCCCGCTCCTTGTTCCAGGATGCCTTCGCCGCAATCTGGGATGGCGTGGCCGAAAGCGATGCCTTCAACCGGATGGTGCTCGCCGCACGTCTGAACTGGCGCGAAGTGTCCATGCTGCGCGCCTACGCCCGCTACCTGAAGCAGACCAAGTTCAGTGCCAGCCAGTCCTATATTGCTGCGACTCTGGCCAACCATGTGGAAATTACGCGTAATCTGGTGGCCCTGTTCCGCGCCATGTTTGACCCGCGCATCAATTCCGCCGATCGCCAGGATCAGTCCCGGGTCGAGCGCCTGATCAAGAAGATTCACGATGGCCTGGATGCGGTAGACAACCTCAACGAAGACCAGGTGATCCGCCGTTATCTGGAGCTGATTCGCGGAACCCTGCGGACCAATTTCTTCCAGCTGGATGAGAACGACCAGCCCAAGGATTACATCTCCATCAAGTTCAGCCCGCGGGATATTCCGAATATTCCCGAGCCGCGCCCGGAATTCGAAATCTTCGTCTACTCGCCGCAAGTCGAGGGCGTACATCTGCGCGGCGGTAAAGTGGCCCGCGGTGGCCTGCGCTGGTCCGACCGTTTGGAAGACTTCCGCACCGAGGTGTTGGGATTGGTGAAAGCCCAGAATGTGAAGAACGCAGTGATTGTACCCAGCGGTGCCAAAGGCGGATTCGTGGTACGCAAACCACCGGTCGATAACAGCCGAGAGGCGCTGATCGAGGCGGGTATCAACTGCTACAAAACCTTTATCCGCGGTCTTTTGGATGTCACCGATAACTTGAAAGATGGCGAAGTCATCCCGCCGCCGCGGGTTATTCGTCGCGACCAGGACGACCCCTACCTGGTTGTTGCGGCCGACAAGGGCACCGCCACTTTCTCCGATATCGCCAACGGCATTGCCGCGGAATACGACTTCTGGCTGGGCGATGCCTTCGCCTCTGGTGGCAGCAACGGCTACGATCACAAGAAAATGGGCATTACCGCGCGCGGTGCCTGGGTCTCTGTGCAGCGTCACTTCCGCGAAATGGGCGTGAATGTACAGGCGGAAAATTTCTCGGTGATTGGCATTGGTGATATGGGCGGCGATGTATTCGGCAACGGCATGCTGCTGTCTGAACATATCTGCCTGAAAGGTGCTTTCAACCACCTGCATATCTTTGTCGACCCCAACCCGGATGCCTCCAGCAGCTTTGTCGAGCGCAAGCGCCTGTTCGAACTGCCGCGCTCTGCCTGGACCGATTACAACCTCAGCCTGATTTCCAAGGGCGGTGGTATTTTCGAGCGCCGTGCCAAATCCGTGAAAATAACCCCGGAAATGAAGCAGGCCTTCGGAATTTCCGAGGACCAGCTGACGCCGAACGAACTGATCAGTGCCATGCTCAAGTCGCCGGTAGACCTGATTTGGAACGGCGGTATTGGCACCTATGTCAAAGCCAGCAGCGAGAGCCACGCTCAGGTTGGTGACAAGTCCAACGACAACCTGCGGGTGAATGGCAATCAGCTGCGCTGCAAAGTGTTTGGCGAGGGCGGCAACCTGGGCATGACCCAGCGCGGCCGTATCGAGTTCTCCCTGAATGGCGGTCGCTGTAACACCGACTTTATCGACAATGCCGGCGGCGTGGATTGCTCGGACCACGAGGTAAACATCAAGATCCTGCTGGACAAGGTGGTGGCCAATGGCGACCTCACCAGCAAGCAGCGCAACCAGCTGCTGGAGGAGATGACCGAGTCGGTAGCCGAACTGGTGCTGGACAACAACTACAACCAGACTCGCGCTCTGAGCGTGGCGAGCTACCAGGTGGGCGACCGGTTTGACGAATATCGCCGCGTGATCAACGCGCTGGAGAGCGAAGGCCGACTGCGTCGCGCACTGGAATTCATCCCTGACAATGAAACCCTCTCCGAGCGTCAGAACAAAGGCCAGTACCTGACCCGCCCGGAACTCTCGGTACTGATTTCCTATGTGAAAGTGAAGCTTAAAGAAGAGCTGCTGAACGCGCACATCATTGACAATGAACGTGTGCAGGAAGCGGTTGTTTCCGCCTTCCCGCCCACCCTGGTGGCGCGCTACGAAGCGCTGGTCTACGACCACCAGCTGCGCCGGGAAATTGTCTCCACCCAGGTGGCCAATGAAATGGTCAACAGTATGGGGATTACTTTCTACCATCGCATCAGCGGTGCTACCGGTGCGGATATCGACACCATTGCGGCGGCCTATATCAGCGCTCGCGATGTTTACCTGATGCAGGAGTTCCAGGACGGCGTGGCGGCACTGGACTATCAGGTACCGGCGGATCTGCAGCTGCAGTTGATGAACTCCATGATCGGCCGGGTGCGCCGCGCGACGCGCTGGTTTGTGCGCAACCGCCGCGGTGATCTGGATCCGGCGCAAGAGCGCGACCTGTTCCAGGATTCCGTGCAGCGGGTAATTCGTGCACTGCCAGAAGTGCTGAGTGGCGAACCTCTGCGCGAGTGGCAGTCCCGCCACGATCAGCTGCTCGCAGCGAACGTGCCAGAGCAGTTGGCACTGCTCGCGGCATCACCGACCTATCTGTTCTCGGCTTTGGGTATCTCCCAGTCGGCACAGGTCAGCGATCGCCCGGTGGAGGAAGTGGCCAAAACCTACTTTGCCCTGGCAGATAAGTTGGGACTCTACTGGTTCGGTAACCAGATCATTGACCTGCCGGCGGAAACCTTCTGGCAGTCTCAGGCGCGGGAAACCAGCATGGATGACCTGGACAGCCAGCTGTCCAAGCTCGCCATTCACATTCTGCGCCTTGCGGGAGACGATGGCCTGGATGTGGACAGCGCGGTAAGCCGTTGGGTAGACGTCATGGCGCAACCCATCCAGCGCTGGGAGAGCCTGATGAAGGAACTGAAGTCTTCTCCTCAGGGTGATTTCGCCATGTTTACCGTGGCCCTGCGTGAGCTGATGTACCTGGCGAACGCGACTTCAGATCAGGAAACCCTGGCCTAA
- a CDS encoding DUF4381 domain-containing protein — protein MKLMAQQQTAQPAPQMTPEMQALLEQLKDIHEPAAIGWWPLAPGWWILAGTLVALIFAAAFIFLRLRQKRRKNLYRSEGVRLLQAVDLANPRAVEEINILMKRVAVVTFGREPCAALTGERWIAFLQSSVDQPIPQAAKRALLENLYSDQLPSSSDVEALRDYAIYWAHKHERPIPADTLAGAKAVIAPNSPEASRV, from the coding sequence ATGAAGCTAATGGCACAGCAGCAGACCGCGCAGCCGGCGCCACAAATGACGCCGGAAATGCAGGCACTGTTAGAGCAACTCAAAGACATTCACGAACCCGCAGCCATCGGCTGGTGGCCCCTCGCCCCTGGCTGGTGGATCCTCGCCGGAACCCTGGTTGCACTCATATTTGCCGCCGCATTTATATTTCTGCGCCTTCGGCAGAAGCGCCGGAAAAACTTGTATCGCTCCGAGGGCGTACGACTGCTGCAAGCAGTAGACCTGGCCAACCCGCGCGCGGTGGAGGAGATCAACATACTTATGAAACGGGTCGCTGTGGTGACCTTTGGCCGCGAACCCTGCGCCGCCCTTACCGGTGAGCGCTGGATTGCCTTTTTACAGTCCTCGGTGGATCAACCAATCCCCCAAGCCGCAAAGCGCGCCTTACTGGAAAACCTGTACAGCGACCAGCTGCCCAGCAGCAGCGACGTCGAAGCGCTGCGAGATTACGCCATATACTGGGCACACAAGCACGAAAGGCCGATACCCGCGGATACGCTGGCGGGCGCCAAAGCCGTCATCGCGCCCAATTCACCGGAGGCAAGTCGTGTTTGA
- a CDS encoding VWA domain-containing protein yields the protein MNLLASLQEFHFLRPQFLWLILPVAVVCWALARTVLASGQLQKVIDPDLLPHLLMRGGEKRPWLFALIFALLTLAIIALAGPSWRKLPTPVYSNQDALVILLDLSPSMMATDLSPNRLTRARLKILDILKQRKDGLTALIAYAGEAHVVTPLTDDTATIANLVPSLSPRIMPVPGSNIEMAVQAGLRLIKDGANGRGRLLAVTDGIAKAAVNTVEAEVKNSDASLSILAVGSGDGSPIPKTTGSGFVTDDSGSIIIANFDRGELAQLAASTGGKFAQISVTDNDIATLLPKNNAPEQAQLTEREFDQWQEEGRWLVLLLLPLALLLFRRGTLACVIPAFTLCSLLTAAPKSVADTWQNLWKTPNQQAEEMLQQGDAKSAAEKFDNSQWRGTANYRAGEYDAAAKNFSQSADPQGLYNLGNSLTQQGRFNEAINAYDKALKEDPDFSDARQNRDIAEQLKKLQQQQQQNQQQSGQSQDQDQDQDQDNQQDQQQDQNTQQDQQQGDQSQQNAQQQPGEEQQQTGNQDQQEPQPDPGQNEQEQQAQGSEDQQNGEPQQQNAQAQPGEEESPLDPETQQALDQWLRQIPDDPAGLMREKFKYESLQRRRAYRAGEWQPPENGATQRW from the coding sequence GTGAACCTGTTAGCCAGCCTGCAGGAGTTCCATTTCCTGCGCCCCCAATTTTTATGGTTGATACTCCCGGTCGCCGTCGTTTGCTGGGCACTCGCGCGCACAGTGCTCGCTAGCGGCCAGCTGCAAAAAGTCATCGATCCGGACCTGCTCCCCCACCTGCTGATGCGCGGCGGGGAAAAGCGTCCCTGGCTATTTGCCCTGATATTCGCTCTGCTGACTCTGGCCATCATTGCCCTGGCCGGCCCCAGCTGGCGCAAACTGCCCACCCCGGTTTACAGCAACCAGGACGCCCTGGTGATTCTCCTGGACCTGTCGCCCTCGATGATGGCGACCGATCTCTCGCCGAATCGCCTCACCCGCGCGCGTCTGAAAATCCTGGATATCCTAAAACAGCGCAAAGACGGCCTTACCGCCCTGATTGCCTACGCCGGTGAAGCCCACGTAGTCACACCGCTTACCGACGACACCGCCACCATTGCCAATCTGGTACCCTCGCTTTCGCCACGGATCATGCCGGTGCCGGGGAGCAATATTGAAATGGCAGTACAGGCGGGACTGCGCTTAATAAAAGACGGTGCCAATGGCCGCGGGCGGCTGCTGGCGGTAACGGACGGTATCGCCAAAGCGGCAGTCAACACCGTAGAAGCCGAAGTCAAAAACAGCGATGCCAGCCTGTCCATCCTCGCCGTGGGCAGTGGCGACGGCAGCCCCATTCCGAAAACAACCGGCAGCGGGTTTGTCACCGACGACAGTGGCTCCATCATCATCGCCAATTTTGATCGCGGGGAACTGGCACAGTTGGCCGCAAGCACCGGCGGCAAATTTGCGCAGATCTCCGTAACCGACAATGACATCGCAACACTGCTGCCCAAAAACAATGCCCCGGAGCAAGCACAATTGACCGAGCGGGAATTTGATCAGTGGCAAGAGGAAGGGCGCTGGCTGGTGCTACTTCTGCTGCCCCTGGCGCTTCTGCTGTTCCGCCGCGGCACCCTCGCCTGTGTAATTCCAGCATTCACACTCTGCTCGCTACTCACTGCCGCCCCGAAAAGCGTGGCGGACACCTGGCAAAACCTATGGAAGACACCCAATCAGCAAGCGGAAGAGATGCTGCAACAGGGGGACGCCAAGTCTGCAGCAGAGAAATTCGACAATTCTCAATGGCGCGGCACCGCCAACTATCGCGCCGGTGAGTACGATGCTGCAGCCAAGAACTTCTCCCAAAGCGCAGACCCACAAGGGCTCTACAACCTGGGCAACAGCCTGACACAACAAGGCCGCTTCAACGAAGCCATCAACGCCTACGATAAAGCGCTAAAAGAAGACCCCGATTTTTCGGATGCTCGCCAAAACCGGGACATCGCCGAACAGCTCAAAAAGCTGCAACAACAGCAGCAACAAAACCAGCAGCAGAGTGGCCAGTCCCAGGACCAGGACCAGGACCAGGACCAGGACAATCAACAGGACCAGCAGCAGGACCAAAATACGCAGCAGGATCAACAGCAAGGCGATCAAAGCCAGCAGAATGCCCAGCAGCAGCCAGGAGAGGAGCAGCAACAGACTGGCAATCAGGACCAGCAGGAACCGCAGCCGGACCCTGGCCAGAATGAGCAGGAGCAACAAGCTCAGGGCAGCGAAGACCAGCAGAATGGCGAGCCACAACAGCAAAATGCCCAGGCTCAGCCCGGCGAAGAGGAAAGCCCACTAGATCCTGAAACCCAACAGGCTCTGGACCAGTGGCTGCGCCAGATCCCCGACGACCCCGCCGGCCTGATGCGCGAGAAATTCAAATACGAAAGCCTGCAACGCCGCCGCGCCTATCGCGCGGGCGAATGGCAGCCCCCGGAAAACGGAGCCACCCAAAGATGGTAG
- a CDS encoding MoxR family ATPase, which produces MDTRQQIKILGDWLEQQIIGQETLVNRILIGLLADGHLLVEGAPGLAKTKAIKTLADAIEGDFHRVQFTPDLLPSDITGTDIYRPETGEFHFQHGPVFHNLILADEINRAPAKVQSALLEAMAERQISVGRKTYSLPDLFLVMATQNPIEQEGTYPLPEAQLDRFLMQVNLSYPNAEAETKILQLARAEASHGEDRPSSIISQETIFAARKEILDLTMVEAVETYIVQLIIATREPQRYDDELASWLDFGASPRATIALDRCSRAYAWLAGRDYVTPDDVMAIAPDVLRHRLLLSFEAEAAGASADQVIHRLLQQVPAI; this is translated from the coding sequence ATGGACACACGCCAGCAGATAAAAATTCTGGGTGATTGGCTAGAGCAGCAGATTATTGGCCAGGAGACTTTGGTCAACCGGATCCTCATAGGATTACTGGCCGATGGCCACCTACTGGTTGAGGGTGCGCCGGGCCTAGCCAAGACCAAGGCCATCAAGACTCTGGCCGATGCCATTGAGGGTGACTTCCACCGGGTGCAGTTCACCCCGGACCTGTTACCCTCCGATATTACCGGCACCGACATCTACCGTCCGGAAACCGGCGAATTTCACTTCCAGCACGGACCGGTGTTTCACAACCTGATTCTCGCGGACGAAATCAACCGCGCGCCGGCCAAGGTACAGTCCGCCCTGCTGGAAGCCATGGCCGAGCGCCAGATCAGTGTCGGGCGCAAAACCTATTCGCTGCCGGACCTGTTCCTGGTGATGGCGACCCAGAACCCCATCGAACAGGAAGGCACCTACCCGCTGCCTGAGGCGCAGCTCGACCGTTTCCTGATGCAGGTGAACCTCAGCTACCCCAATGCGGAAGCGGAAACCAAAATCCTGCAACTGGCCCGCGCTGAGGCCAGTCACGGCGAAGACCGGCCGTCTTCCATCATCAGCCAGGAAACCATTTTTGCCGCGCGCAAAGAAATTCTCGACCTGACCATGGTCGAAGCCGTTGAGACCTATATTGTCCAGCTGATCATCGCCACCCGCGAACCGCAGCGGTACGACGACGAACTCGCCTCCTGGCTCGACTTCGGCGCCAGCCCCCGGGCCACCATCGCCCTGGATCGCTGCTCCCGCGCCTACGCCTGGCTTGCCGGTCGCGACTATGTAACCCCGGACGATGTCATGGCGATTGCGCCGGATGTACTGCGCCACCGCCTGTTGCTCAGTTTTGAGGCGGAAGCCGCCGGCGCCAGTGCCGACCAGGTCATTCACCGCTTGCTGCAACAAGTGCCGGCGATTTAA
- a CDS encoding DUF58 domain-containing protein: MQKALNHNELNLRGAYPAVPPLVRLRHIARQLRLFKPRVNRSDQAGNLLTRYRGRGMNFEEVRYYQPGDDVRSIDWRVTARTGKTHTKLFQEERERPVVILLDLRSPMFFGSQNAFKSVAACSIASALGWAGLQHGDRIGALLFSDQHLETVRPRRSHHAVLAAIHSMVEMASALKSPIPANGSQPLSTLLEEARRVARPGSAVFLISDCHDMDESCEQPLYLLTRHADLQVLRITDPLEQQLPDQALTISDGRQRTFLGRSNRQQREAFSRHQQQVREQTAQLCRRLRLPLVDFDSTQPVVPVLLSTYGERPPAPSASPSRMPV; this comes from the coding sequence GTGCAGAAAGCCCTCAATCACAATGAGCTGAACCTCCGCGGCGCCTACCCCGCCGTGCCACCACTAGTGCGCCTGCGGCATATCGCCCGCCAGTTGCGCCTGTTCAAGCCGCGGGTAAACCGTAGCGACCAGGCCGGCAACCTGCTTACGCGTTACCGCGGCCGCGGCATGAACTTTGAAGAGGTGCGCTACTACCAGCCCGGTGACGACGTGCGCTCCATCGACTGGCGCGTAACCGCCCGCACCGGTAAAACCCATACCAAGCTGTTCCAGGAAGAACGCGAACGGCCGGTGGTGATTTTGCTGGACCTGCGCTCACCGATGTTCTTTGGCAGCCAGAATGCTTTCAAATCCGTCGCCGCTTGCAGCATTGCTTCGGCTCTGGGATGGGCAGGCCTGCAGCACGGTGACCGTATCGGCGCCCTGCTGTTTTCTGATCAACACCTGGAAACCGTTCGTCCCCGCCGCAGCCATCACGCGGTACTTGCGGCCATTCACAGCATGGTGGAAATGGCATCCGCACTCAAAAGCCCTATCCCTGCAAACGGCAGCCAGCCGCTCAGCACCCTGCTGGAAGAAGCGCGCCGGGTTGCGCGCCCCGGCAGCGCAGTGTTCCTGATCAGCGACTGCCATGACATGGATGAAAGCTGCGAGCAGCCCCTGTACCTGCTGACCCGCCACGCCGATCTTCAGGTACTTCGCATTACCGACCCGCTGGAGCAGCAACTGCCAGATCAGGCCCTCACCATCAGTGACGGTCGCCAGCGCACCTTTCTTGGCCGGTCCAACCGGCAACAGCGAGAAGCCTTTTCCCGGCATCAGCAACAGGTGCGCGAGCAGACTGCGCAGCTTTGTCGGCGCCTACGCCTGCCGCTGGTCGACTTTGACAGCACACAACCGGTGGTTCCGGTATTGCTCAGCACCTACGGTGAGCGACCGCCGGCGCCAAGTGCCAGCCCCAGCAGGATGCCGGTATGA
- a CDS encoding VWA domain-containing protein: protein MFEFALPWLFLLLPLPLLARRLLPKSEPLSSAIKVPYYQQLPQKGGSAPGNQINLLLLWLLWSLLVTAAARPQWYGEPISETSSARDLLIAVDISGSMETPDMLLNGNPAMRITAVKNVVGDFVLRRNGDRLGLVLFGTRAYLQAPLTFDRQTVDTLLTEAQIGFAGQGTAIGDAIGLSVKRLTQRPADQRVLILLTDGANTAGEVAPLKAAELAKQAGVKVYTIGVGADEMVQPGLLGSRFGSRRVNPSRDLDSKTLKAIADQTGGLYFRAHNPQELVNIYAELDRLEPVEQEAETYRPLKSLYIWPLGLALFLALAWALIPLAANLIASRASISKGSSQHPLNRRQAL, encoded by the coding sequence GTGTTTGAGTTTGCCCTGCCGTGGCTGTTTCTATTATTGCCGCTGCCCTTGCTGGCGCGCCGACTTTTGCCGAAAAGCGAACCCCTGAGCAGCGCAATCAAAGTGCCCTATTACCAGCAACTGCCGCAAAAAGGCGGCAGCGCCCCGGGCAATCAAATCAACCTGTTACTGCTCTGGCTACTTTGGAGCCTGCTCGTAACCGCCGCGGCTCGGCCGCAGTGGTACGGCGAGCCGATTTCAGAAACCAGCAGCGCCCGCGACCTGCTGATCGCAGTGGACATTTCCGGCAGTATGGAAACTCCGGACATGCTTCTGAACGGCAACCCGGCCATGCGCATTACCGCCGTCAAAAACGTTGTTGGGGATTTTGTGCTGCGTCGCAACGGCGATCGCCTGGGGTTGGTTTTGTTCGGCACCCGCGCTTATCTGCAAGCACCCCTGACGTTTGATCGTCAGACTGTGGACACACTGTTAACCGAAGCCCAGATCGGTTTCGCTGGCCAGGGGACCGCCATTGGCGACGCCATTGGTTTATCTGTCAAACGTCTGACTCAGCGCCCGGCCGATCAACGTGTTCTCATCCTGCTAACAGACGGCGCCAACACCGCCGGCGAAGTTGCCCCCCTGAAAGCTGCCGAGCTCGCCAAGCAGGCCGGGGTCAAGGTGTACACCATCGGTGTGGGTGCAGATGAAATGGTACAGCCCGGGCTACTGGGATCCCGCTTCGGATCCCGCCGGGTCAACCCATCGCGGGATCTGGATAGTAAGACGCTCAAAGCCATCGCGGACCAGACCGGCGGCCTCTACTTCCGCGCCCACAATCCCCAGGAGCTGGTGAATATCTATGCCGAGCTGGACCGCCTGGAGCCGGTAGAGCAGGAGGCGGAAACCTATCGCCCACTCAAATCCCTGTATATCTGGCCCCTGGGACTCGCCTTGTTTCTGGCACTGGCCTGGGCACTGATTCCCCTTGCCGCCAATCTTATTGCAAGCAGAGCTTCCATTAGCAAAGGTAGTAGTCAGCACCCGCTGAACAGGAGGCAGGCCCTGTGA